In the Podospora bellae-mahoneyi strain CBS 112042 chromosome 4, whole genome shotgun sequence genome, one interval contains:
- the CRP1 gene encoding Cruciform DNA binding protein (COG:G; EggNog:ENOG503NVKM), giving the protein MGTFTFKWPHDAEEVYVTGTFDDWSKSEQLDRVGQIFQKTVTLPKTSEKIYYKFVVDGVWTTDHTAPQEKDHEGNENNILLPKQIMADKVEEAGPATATINTVTPESTTAQLAAVVPLTADKEPTAAAGEKKKEEVAAPAEEQKSAEVSPPGTYPETPLAELDKQVKVDPLPAAIGAVNPISLPAGEPVPGTARVEAIDSHVTLDEESYEKSDRIPGMETELPPVTSTMIPESSLPVAGANDVTINTVGPDSTTATLAAQAPLEGKVPEIVKHSQEEAHVEPEASAIEEEVKEKAAVEEELLQKVPEVPSTSEGTAGVGTDKSENDKSVAETVAAVAATAGTALLGAAVVAAQNAGEVATEVAHKVSDVAADYAAKAPEVASDVAQKATEVASDAAQKASEAAANVTTQATETATEATQKATEVATDAATNLPDSVKEVLPESVQQTITEAQQQAVEAKQEEIVENLAPEVPAPVKESLKEALESPEAAANTAAVEEKAAVEAELLKEVKPADSIEESAAKAQAYIKAEEAKAEEEAKAAAAAKVEEETKVVADVVPVEVKESLEKAGESPEAASNAAAVEDKREVEAELLEEVKAVEPEPLKIDAPKPVEETKAADTAVVVEPPAAAEEVQAVDAAPAAVPVAAEPASIRAVELPPAAEEPKVEETKVVEPKVEEAKVAAEGEATTSAVPATTTEATTTATEATAEEAKPATNGSTPAADAAATDAAVAEATGADATLTKTTTADKKKNRVSGFFAKLKQKFSGH; this is encoded by the exons ATGGGCACTTTCACCTTCAAGTG GCCCCatgatgccgaggaagtCTACGTGACAGGCACCTTTGACGACTGGAGCAAGAGCGAGCAGCTTGACCGCGTTGGACAGATCTTCCAGAAGACCGTAACGCTACCGAAGACCTCGGAAAAGATTTACTACAAG TTTGTCGTCGACGGAGTTTGGACTACAGACCACACGGCGCCTCAGGAGAAGGATCACGAAGGCAACGAAAACAACATTTTATTACCCAAGCAAATAATGGCGGACAAGGTAGAAGAGGCCGGCCCCGCCAcggccaccatcaacacagTCACCCCCGAATCCACCACCGCTCAATTGGCCGCTGTCGTCCCCTTGACGGCCGACAAGGAGCCCACAGCTGCcgcgggggagaagaagaaggaggaggttgctgctCCGGCTGAGGAGCAGAAGTCTGCCGAGGTTTCGCCTCCCGGCACCTATCCCGAGACTCCTCTTGCCGAGCTCGACAAGCAGGTCAAGGttgaccccctccccgccgccattGGCGCCGTCAACCCCATCTCGTTGCCGGCTGGTGAGCCAGTTCCCGGCACTGCCAGAGTTGAGGCCATCGACAGCCACGTCACCTTGGACGAGGAGTCGTACGAGAAGTCTGATCGTATTCCCGGAATGGAGACCGAGCTTCCCCCAGTCACCAGCACCATGATCCCTGAGTCCAGCCTGCCAGTCGCTGGCGCTAATGATGTCACTATTAACACCGTTGGTCCCGACTCCACCACAGCCACTCTTGCCGCCCAGGCTCCCCTGGAAGGCAAGGTGCCCGAAATCGTCAAGCACAGCCAAGAAGAGGCCCATGTTGAGCCTGAGGCCAGCGccatcgaggaggaggtgaaggagaaggctgccgtcgaggaggagcttcttCAGAAGGTTCCCGAGGTCCCTTCCACTTCCGAGGGCACTGCGGGTGTGGGCACCGACAAGTCGGAGAACGACAAGTCAGTGGCTGAGACTGTCgccgctgttgctgccaccGCCGGCACTGCTCTCCTCGGTGCTGCCGTCGTTGCTGCCCAGAACGCCGGCGAGGTTGCTACCGAAGTCGCCCACAAGGTCAgcgatgttgctgctgactACGCCGCCAAGGCTCCTGAGGTTGCCAGTGACGTCGCCCAGAAGGCTACCGAGGTTGCTAGCGACGCCGCCCAGAAGGCGAGCGAGGCTGCTGCCAACGTCACTACCCAGGCCACCGAGACTGCCACCGAGGCTACCCAGAAGGCGACCGAAGTCGCTACCGATGCCGCTACCAACCTTCCCGATTCCGTCAAGGAGGTCCTTCCCGAGTCTGTTCAGCAGACCATCACCGAGGCCCAGCAACAAGCGGTTGAGGCCAAGCAagaggagattgtggagaACCTGGCCCCTGAGGTTCCTGCCCCTGTGAAGGAGTCCCTCAAGGAGGCTCTCGAGAGCCCCGAGGCTGCGGCCAACACTGCtgctgtggaggagaaggctgctgtAGAGGCTGAGCTTTTGAAGGAGGTGAAGCCTGCAGATTCCATTGAGGAGTCTGCCGCCAAGGCCCAGGCGTACATCAAGGCCGAGGAAGCTaaggcggaagaggaggccaaagctgctgctgccgcgaaggttgaggaagagacCAAGGTTGTCGCTGATGTTGTTCCTGTTGAGGTCAAGGAGTCTTTGGAGAAGGCTGGCGAGAGCCCAGAGGCTGCTAGCAATGCTGCTGCGGTTGAGGACAAGAGGGAGGTCGAGGCCGAACtcttggaggaggtcaaggctgTCGAGCCAGAGCCCCTCAAGATTGATGCGCCAAAGCCCGTCGAGGAGACCAAGGCTGCCGATACTGCTGTGGTCGTTGAGCCACCTGCTGCCGCTGAGGAGGTCCAGGCTGTCGACGCTGCCCCGGCTGCCGTGCCAgttgctgctgagcctgCGTCCATCAGGGCTGTTGAGCTCCCCCCAGCTGCTGAAGAGCCCAAAGTTGAGGAAACCAAGGTTGTGGAGcccaaggttgaggaggccaaggttgctgctgagggtgAGGCTACCACTTCTGCCGTTCCCGCTACTACCAccgaagccaccaccactgccaccgaggccaccgccgaggaggccaagcCCGCTACCAATGGAAGCACACCTGCTGCTGATGCCGCGGCCACGGATGCCGCCGTTGCCGAGGCCACGGGTGCTGatgccaccctcaccaagaccaccacggccgacaagaagaagaacagagTTAGCGGCTTCTTCGCCAAGCTGAAGCAGAAGTTCTCTGGGCATTAA